In Gossypium raimondii isolate GPD5lz chromosome 12, ASM2569854v1, whole genome shotgun sequence, a single window of DNA contains:
- the LOC105763053 gene encoding protein kinase PINOID, giving the protein MLECERKSESELSSSSECSMTSESRSSFSRLSFELRSSPENLSLKPHRSSDLAYSAIRSATFARKTGLTSRDFQLIRRIGSGDIGTVYLCQLANADEKCCYAMKVVDKEALAMKNKVQRAEMEKKILKMLDHPFLPTLYAEFEASHFSCIVMEYCSGGDLHSLRHKHPQKRFSLSSARFYAAEVLVALEYLHMLGIIYRDLKPENVLVRSDGHIMLSDFDLSLCSDAIAAVESPSSSPDPTPPQNHRSSRPPTTPLSCLFHRFFRSKKIQTLAPNNLFFVAEPVTARSRSFVGTHEYISPEVAAGGSHGNAVDWWSLGIFIYEMIYGGTPFAAPSNEVTLRNIVKRPLTFPTHSPASLLEHHARDLISGLLNKDPNTRLGSKRGAADVKTQPFFKGLNFALIRSLTPPEIPGFRRPPTTTSFHHPEIEEQSNALDYF; this is encoded by the exons ATGTTGGAGTGCGAACGGAAGTCAGAAAGTGAGTTAAGTTCATCGAGTGAGTGTTCAATGACAAGTGAAAGCCGTAGCAGCTTCAGCCGTCTCTCCTTTGAGCTCCGGTCTTCCCCGGAAAACCTTTCTCTCAAACCCCACCGATCTTCCGACTTGGCTTACTCCGCTATCCGTTCCGCCACCTTCGCCCGTAAAACCGGCCTCACGTCCCGTGATTTCCAGCTCATCCGCCGCATCGGTTCCGGCGACATCGGAACCGTCTACCTCTGCCAGCTTGCCAACGCAGATGAAAAATGCTGTTATGCGATGAAGGTGGTGGATAAAGAAGCGTTGGCCATGAAGAATAAAGTGCAACGTGCTGAAATGGAGAAGAAGATCTTGAAGATGCTGGATCATCCATTTTTGCCTACTTTGTACGCCGAGTTCGAAGCTTCTCATTTCTCTTGCATAGTTATGGAGTACTGTTCCGGCGGTGACTTGCATTCTCTTAGACATAAACACCCTCAAAAACGCTTCTCTTTGAGCTCCGCAAG GTTTTATGCAGCTGAGGTTCTGGTAGCTCTAGAGTACCTACACATGCTGGGTATTATTTACAGAGACCTAAAACCGGAAAATGTTTTAGTAAGATCAGACGGTCACATCATGCTATCGGATTTCGACCTTTCACTTTGCTCAGATGCCATCGCAGCAGTTGAATCACCGTCATCGTCCCCGGATCCCACGCCTCCCCAAAACCACCGCTCTTCTCGTCCACCTACAACCCCTCTCTCCTGCCTATTCCACCGCTTCTTCCGGTCAAAGAAGATACAGACGCTCGCACCCAACAATCTGTTCTTCGTGGCGGAGCCCGTCACCGCCCGGTCACGCTCATTTGTAGGGACCCACGAGTACATATCTCCCGAGGTGGCTGCCGGTGGGTCCCACGGTAACGCCGTGGACTGGTGGTCTCTAGGTATCTTCATTTACGAGATGATATACGGAGGTACACCTTTTGCGGCTCCATCGAACGAGGTTACGCTGCGCAACATCGTGAAAAGGCCACTCACTTTCCCAACCCACTCGCCTGCTTCTCTTCTCGAGCACCACGCTCGAGACCTCATCTCCGGGTTGTTAAACAAGGACCCCAACACTCGGTTGGGATCCAAACGCGGCGCTGCCGACGTCAAAACCCAGCCTTTCTTTAAAGGACTCAATTTCGCCCTCATAAGGTCGCTTACGCCGCCGGAGATTCCGGGTTTTCGGCGACCACCCACCACGACGTCCTTTCACCATCCTGAGATCGAGGAACAATCCAACGCGTTAGATTACTTCTGA